In Janthinobacterium rivuli, a single genomic region encodes these proteins:
- a CDS encoding porin, whose protein sequence is MPAAAQDNVQLYGRLNVALEALHGGGSGDSVQRVSNNRSVLGFRGSEDLGGGWQALFQVEGTLAPDTGAGAIAARDTRVGIAGPWGTLFAGNWTLPYNSATSALDPFYPTTAGYMSLMGNGAGATESNTSNAYSFDRRQQNSVHYWTPQWQGWSLRVARGMAEERPASGAHPALTSAALLYDGGALYASLAQEEHHDYQGRGLSDRGSKLALAWRIDSATQLAVAVESLRYATATGDLRRRTAYVSATRQFGRHGLRFGLAHAQSATGSALETIGTVRAGSGTGATHATIGYDYQLSKRSSLYAYYTRLANGHNGIAGFAINSLGRDGETKGATLSGVALGIKHNF, encoded by the coding sequence ATGCCCGCCGCGGCACAGGACAATGTGCAGCTGTATGGCCGCCTGAACGTGGCGCTCGAAGCGCTGCATGGTGGTGGCAGCGGCGACAGCGTGCAGCGCGTCTCCAACAACCGTTCGGTACTCGGTTTTCGCGGCAGCGAAGACCTGGGCGGCGGCTGGCAGGCGCTGTTCCAGGTCGAGGGCACCTTGGCGCCCGACACGGGCGCGGGCGCCATCGCCGCGCGCGACACGCGTGTCGGCATTGCCGGGCCGTGGGGCACGCTGTTTGCCGGTAACTGGACCCTGCCCTACAACAGCGCCACCTCCGCGCTCGACCCGTTCTACCCCACCACGGCCGGCTACATGAGCCTGATGGGCAATGGCGCGGGCGCCACCGAAAGCAATACCAGCAACGCGTACTCGTTCGACCGGCGCCAGCAAAACAGCGTGCATTACTGGACACCGCAGTGGCAGGGCTGGTCGCTGCGCGTGGCGCGCGGCATGGCGGAAGAACGGCCGGCCAGCGGCGCGCATCCCGCGCTGACGTCGGCCGCCCTGCTCTACGACGGCGGCGCCCTGTACGCCAGCCTGGCGCAGGAAGAGCACCACGACTACCAGGGACGCGGGCTCTCCGACCGTGGCAGCAAGCTGGCCCTGGCATGGAGGATAGACAGCGCCACGCAGCTGGCGGTGGCAGTGGAAAGCCTGCGCTATGCCACGGCGACGGGCGATCTGCGCCGCCGCACGGCGTATGTCTCGGCCACGCGCCAGTTCGGCCGCCACGGCCTGCGCTTCGGCCTGGCCCACGCGCAAAGCGCCACCGGCAGCGCGCTGGAAACCATCGGCACCGTGCGCGCCGGCAGCGGTACGGGCGCCACCCACGCCACCATCGGCTACGACTACCAGCTGTCGAAACGCAGCAGCCTGTATGCCTACTACACGCGCCTGGCCAACGGCCATAACGGCATCGCCGGCTTTGCAATCAACAGCCTGGGACGCGATGGGGAAACGAAAGGCGCCACCTTGTCGGGCGTGGCGCTGGGTATCAAACACAACTTCTGA
- a CDS encoding AraC family transcriptional regulator, with protein sequence MKRASAPALSDWVRCAEPVQGIERIEAWFQGKAYAMHRHDTYAIGRTLAGVQRFSYRRGQRDSLPGNTMILHPDEAHDGQAGTDAGFRYRMLYIEPALFQDVLGGRALPFIEGGVSTDPRLAAATCALLPHDGHPLEALEQSEALAELAHALAAAAGTPAQRPKGDFLAARRARDYLQAHCTRAVTLAELEAATGRDRWSLSHDFRVFYGTSPYRYLTMRRLEMVRRLLLAGSTLASAAMAAGFADQSHMTRHFLKTHGITPGRWLRYAGGASTR encoded by the coding sequence ATGAAGCGAGCATCAGCGCCAGCACTCAGCGACTGGGTCAGGTGCGCCGAACCGGTACAGGGAATCGAACGCATCGAAGCGTGGTTCCAAGGCAAGGCCTATGCCATGCACCGCCACGACACCTACGCCATCGGCCGCACGCTGGCCGGCGTGCAGCGTTTCAGCTATCGCCGCGGCCAGCGCGACAGCCTGCCCGGCAATACCATGATCCTGCATCCCGACGAGGCGCACGATGGCCAGGCGGGTACCGACGCCGGCTTCCGTTACCGCATGCTGTATATCGAACCGGCGCTGTTCCAGGACGTGCTGGGCGGACGCGCGCTGCCCTTCATCGAAGGCGGCGTGTCGACCGATCCCCGCCTGGCGGCGGCCACCTGCGCCCTGCTGCCGCACGACGGCCACCCGCTCGAAGCGCTGGAGCAGAGCGAGGCGCTGGCCGAACTGGCGCATGCGCTGGCGGCGGCGGCCGGCACGCCGGCGCAGCGTCCAAAAGGCGACTTCCTGGCGGCGCGACGCGCGCGCGACTACTTGCAGGCGCACTGCACGCGCGCCGTCACCCTGGCGGAACTCGAAGCGGCGACGGGACGCGACCGCTGGAGCCTGTCGCACGACTTTCGCGTCTTCTATGGCACCAGCCCATACCGCTATCTGACGATGCGGCGCCTGGAGATGGTGCGGCGCCTGCTGCTGGCTGGCAGCACGCTCGCCTCGGCCGCCATGGCCGCGGGCTTTGCCGACCAGAGCCACATGACGCGGCATTTCTTGAAAACCCATGGAATCACGCCCGGCCGCTGGCTGCGTTACGCCGGCGGCGCCAGCACGCGCTGA